In Helianthus annuus cultivar XRQ/B chromosome 9, HanXRQr2.0-SUNRISE, whole genome shotgun sequence, the following are encoded in one genomic region:
- the LOC110876384 gene encoding B3 domain-containing protein Os05g0481400-like, whose product MDKATEIQKTLENSFIKELVNSSVTDKPKMHIPADFYKQLPRCRSLKHNHVDMVMEDENKKQFKIRLVYTGKDNEEIKPTLSGGWKKFVVAHKLVEGDVLIFQFVETRKFKVYIVKKDLEEDVGSHGEDMSPAISLESLCGELQSQNKMLLVCFSYMY is encoded by the exons ATGGATAAAGCAACGGAAATTCAGAAGACCCTTGAAAATAGCTTTATAAAAGAATTGGTCAATTCAAGTGTTACTGATAAACCCAAGATG CATATTCCAGCGGATTTTTACAAACAATTACCAAGGTGTCGTAGCTTGAAACACAACCATGTTGATATGGTTATGGAAGATGAAAACAAAAAGCAATTTAAAATCAGGCTTGTTTACACCGGGAAAGATAATGAGGAAATAAAGCCTACGCTTAGTGGAGGGTGGAAAAAATTTGTAGTTGCACATAAGTTGGTTGAGGGGGACGTCCTGATCTTCCAATTTGTTGAAACCCGTAAATTCAAG GTGTACATTGTAAAGAAAGATTTAGAAGAAGATGTAGGTTCACACGGGGAAGACATGTCTCCAG CAATATCTCTCGAGTCATTGTGTGGGGAGCTACAATCTCAAAACAAGATGTTATTGGTATGTTTTAGTTATATGTATTAG